The following is a genomic window from Ethanoligenens harbinense YUAN-3.
GGCTTTCCCTGTCCTGGTATCTAAACGCGGCCGGATACGACCCGCAGGTGGTAGCTGCGGGCGCGATTCTGGGCATCACCGCAGGCGAATTTGTTTCCACCTTTTCTCTCGCCATGATCCATTGCCGCAAAATGCGACAGCGCACACACAGACCAAAACGGCGAACACAGCCGTCCCTATCTGTGGCGAATATCATCGGAACGATGTTTGCCACATCCGTTCCCATCGGAATCGGTACGATCATCATCAGCGCCATTAACGCGCTGGACAATGTGGTGGTCATGCGGCGTCTGGAATCCATCGGATACAGCGAACAGCAGGCCAACACGCTGTATGGTACATATAATATGGCGTTTACGGTCTTTTCCCTGCCCATTACCATCGCCTCGGCGTTGATCGTGAGTGTCTTCCCTGTCCTCTCTTATGCACACGCGTGCCGGAATTTCGCGCGCGTCAACCGCACGGCCTCCGCGTCCTTGCGCATCACCGTCATCGTGGGCATGGCTTCCGCCGCACTGTTCCTGTCCCTGTCTTATCCCATCGTCATGCTGCTCTTTTTCCGCCAGCCGCAGGCGGCACGGGTGGCGGCCATGATCTTGACGATTCTGGCACCCACGGCTGTCCCCATCACAATGTTTATGCTGACCTCTGCCATTCTGCAGGCGGTCGATAAACTGTTTGCCCCCACCGGTTCTTCCATCGTGGGCGGGATCATCTGCCTGCTGTGCAACTGGGTGCTGATCGGCCAGAAATCCATCGGCATCTTTGGCGCGCCGGTCGGGTTGTTTACCTGCTTCACGGTGGCTTCCATCCTCAATATGGCCGCCATCGGCAGATGCAAAAACATTCGCCTGAAAGTCCGTCATCTGTTCAGCAAAGCATTAACACCGGCAGCCGTCATGGGCGTGACGGGATTTGCCGCATTCCGCTTGACCCTGTCCCCACTGGGTCTGTTCAAATCCGCCGCGTTCAGCATCCTGATCGCACTGGTCAATTACCTGCTGGTCCTGTTCCTGAACCACACACTGGAACGGGAAGATATTCTGCTGCTGCCCAAAGGGCATGTGATCGTGCGTATTCTGGAGCGCCTGCACCTGCTGGATTCCCGTTTTGCACCGGCGGACAGAATCTGACCTCCGCCCCCAAACGCGGCAAGGCCGCCCGGATGTTCCGGGCGGCCTTGCCGCATGAAGCCTGCCGCTCAGCTGTTGAACTGCGGCAGATAGAATGTAACGTTCTTGTCGGTAAAAATATCGGAATACTGTGCCATGATTTTGGCGATGCTGAACGCCCAGTCTTCGTCTGTGGCATATTCGCTCGATCCGCGCGCATTGTGCAGGGCAGTCCCTTCGGGGTCCCATTTCATCTCATATAAGGTGGGCTGGTCATAATATCCACTGAAAGAGACTGTGTTCAGCTGTGAATTGTTGATATAGTTTCGGGAAATCCACTGTGCACCGCCCGCAATGGCCGCCGCCACCGTGTTCCAATTCTGGCTGGCCGCATACTCCGAACCATCGGTCACCGGGCTGGCGTCATCCGCATGAATACCCAACAAATTGTAATAGGTGCCGCTTGCCGCCACGGTTACGGTTCTACCGTAAGAATCCGTATAGGTTCCAGCCGTGACCTGCACGCCCTTTGCCAGCGTGGATGTCCCGTTTCCGGTTTCCACACGCATGTGTGCGGCCAGATAGACCGGGTTGATGTTGTAGCGCGCCGCCGCATCCACAACCGCCTGCCCCTGCCCCGTCAGCACGCCGCAGTTGGTCAACATTTCATTGATATCGTCAGCCGTCACGCCCTGCATTCCATACAGCGACATAAACTCGTATTTGCTCACAGCATCAGCAAACAGCAGGTTCGGATCGATTGAGGAAGGTGTCACGCCGTTATAACCGGCAAGCAGATTCAGCGTGGTATCAAACGGTTTTTCGACCACCGTAACAAGACCTGGAACGGTAACCGTAACAGAAACACTCATGGTAGTCCCATTGTCCGAGGTGAACTGGACTTTCACCTGATGGGTGCCGCCGGCTACGTTCTGCAGCACGTAGGAAAAACCGGAATAGGCCGCATAGGTGTAAGTCGGAAAAACATTGCCAACGTCGGCACGCGGGTTGTTTGCCGTCACGGTTGCCATTTTATTGCCGTCCAGATAGATGTCTACATTAGGCTGTCCTGCATAAGAAAGTGCCCAGCCGCTTACCTGCACCGTATTACTTGTCAGGTTTGCACCGTTCGCAGGCGCATCCAGCGTAAGGTAGGGCGACGGTTTAATAAACGTCACCGTGCTCTGTGCGCCTGCACTACCGTTGTTCAGCGTGGTGCTGACGGTTAGCTTATGTTCACCGAACGACAGGCTGGAAATGTCCACCGCTGCGGCATAGCCCGACGTCGCGCCACCCGTATATCCGGGAAACGCGTTGTTCACATCGGGACGCGCGCCGTTCACCGGGATATTAGTCTGCACGACGGCGCCATCGATGGAAAAAGTTACCGATTGGACGCCTCCGTCCCCCAGCGCCCAGCCGCTTACCTGCATCTGACTACTGTTCGCGCATGCATTGGCTCCGGGCGCGTCAATCGTCACCAAAGACGGCTTCGCGGAAACATTGACGGTTGCGGAGCGAGTCTCCGTCTGTCCATCCGAGGTGACCTGCACGGAAACCGTATGGGAACCCGCCGAAGTGATGTCCAACGTATAATCGAACCCCGATGCCGATGCCGAAGGATAACTGGGAAACGCATTCCCTACATCCGCACGCGGTCTGTTCGCCGTTACGCTTCCCACTTTCTTGTTATCCAAGTAAATACTCACCGTAGGCTGACCCGTATAGGTCAGTGCCCAACCGCTCACCTGCACGCTGCCCGTCTGCATGCTTGCGCCGCTGGCCGGCCAATCCAGCGTAAGGAGCGGAGATTGTTTGACAAACGTCACCGTGCTCTGTGCGCCCGCACTGCCGTTGTTCAGCGTGGCGCTGACGGTCAGCTTATGCGAGCCAAACGAAAGACCGGAAATATCCACCGCTGCGGCATAACCCGACGCCGCGCCGCCCGTATATCCGGGAAACGCGTTGTTCACATCGGGACGCGCGCCGTTCACCGGGATATTGGTCTGCACGACGGCGCCATCGACGGAAATGGTCACCGATTGGACGCCGCCGTCCCCCAGTGTCCAACCGCTCACCTGCATCTGACTGCTGTTCACACACGCATTGGCTCCGGGCGCGTCAATCGTCATCAAAGATGGCCTTGCGGAAACATTGATGGTGGCGGAGCGGGTCTCTGTCTGCCCATCCGAGGTGATCCGCACGGCAACCGTATGAGAACCAGCCGCAGCGATATTCAACGTATAGCCGAATCCAGACGCCGATGCCGAAGGATATCCGGGATACGCATTGCCGACGTCTGGCCGCGAACCGTTCGCCGTTACGGTTGCTACGTGATTGTTATCAAGATAGATGTCCACATTGGGCTGACCCGCATAGGTCAACGCCCAACCGCTCACCTGCACACTGCCGGTCTGCAGGTTTGTGCCGCTGACCGGCCAATCCAGCGTAAGGAGCGGGGATTGTTTGACAAACGTCACCGTACTCTGTGCGCCTGCACTACCGCTGTTCAGCGTGGCGCTGACGGTCAGTTTATGCTCACCAAACGACAGACCTGAAATGTCCACCGCCGTAGCATAGCCCGACGTCGCACCATCCGTATATCCGGGAAACGCGTTGTTCACATCGGGACGCGCGCCGTCTACGGGGATATTGTCGGCGGCAACGGTTCCATCAATCGAGACGGTCACTTTGCTGACCCCCCCGCTCCCAAGTGCCCACCCGCTTATCTGCAGTTTGCCGCCGGCGGTATTTGCCGAATCAGGGGTGGGCGTATCAATGGTAAGGCGCGGGATCGTACCGACTGCTGTGTCCTGATGCAGAGATGGACTGCTCGCCGTCGCTGATACGCCGGACGACGAAATGGAGGATGATACGCTGCCGGACGCGGTGCTCCCGGTTGAACCGACAGACGATGCGCCCGACGTGCTCGTCACTGCAGATGTGGTGGAACAGGACGTCGGAGGTTCCGCCGCACATACGGCATATGTAACAGTAAAGGCACAGAGAATCGTCACAGCACACACCACGCGCCGGAACGGATTTGCGTTTCTTCTTTTCATGCAGATCCTCCTTATGAGACCTTATGTACGTCAGGATTCTGTTTGTAATACGTTTTCAACAACTTGCACAATCTCGTCCACATCGGCCATCGCGCCTTTCCCGGTGTCCCCACAGGCCAGGCGCGATTCTTTCGGCTCGATGATCTGATAACCCACGCGGCGCAGTCTCTGAATGTTTTTCTGCACGATCGGGTTCTCATACATTTTCGTATTCATGGCCGGGGCAAAAAAGACCGGCACACCGCTGACGGCGCACAGCACAGTGGAAAGCATATCATCGGCAATGCCGCCGGCAGCCTTGCCGATGATGTCGGCCGAAGCGGGCGCAACCAGCACCAGATTGGTCTTCTGTGCCAGAGAAATATGCTGGATCTCGTGCGGATATTTTTCTTCAAATACATCTGTATAAACGCGGTTTTTGGTCAAAGATTGCAGAGTGAGCGGTGTGATAAATGCGCATCCGCCTTTTGTCATGATCGTTTCGACCGCATATCCGTCTTTGGTAAGCCGATTGGCGATTTCTGCGGCTTTATAGGCGGCGATACTTCCGGTAATTCCAAGCAAAATTGTTTTCATATGGGATTTTCTCCTTCTTTTCAAAAAAAGGACAGCAACCGGTCGGCTATCAGAGATGCAATGGCCGTTTTACCATCCGCCCGGGCAACGGTACGGCCGGGCCCCACCAGATAACCCGTATGGCAGCCCGCACGGATACTCTGCAGATCATTCGCCAAGACAAAATCACATCTGTTTTTCAAAAGCAGTGTATAGGCCGTATCGATCAATTGTTCGTACGCAACACCGTCCAGCAATTTAAACCCGACCAGTCGTGTCGTCGGCGCGGTCTTTTTGATCATCCCAATGATTTTGGGCGTTTTGCGCAACAACAGCACCATATGTTCCACATCGGATGAAAGCTTTCCACCACCGGACAGACAGGATGGCCCGATAAGACTTTCGCACAGCAACGCGCGCAGTTTCCGGCCGGTTGGCAGCGAACCGTTCCGCAAATGAGTTTCCAGTACAGTTGCCAGCTTCTCTATGTCCGCCGCTGCGGAAAACGTGTAGTCGCTGACGGCCATCGAATGGACGACTCCCGCAATGGGTCTGGATGTCAACAGTTGCCGCAGAGTGTCCGCAGTCTCCTCCGCACCGTGCACCAGTCGAACCTCCACGCAAGGCAGTTCCGGCTTTTGGGCGGATGTTTCACAGACGTAGTAAATTTTCGAAACCTTATCACCGCCCTGCTTTGCCAGATGCTCCGCCACCCTGCACCCAAGCGCCCCGGTCGCGTGGTTGGTGATGGACCGCACCGTATCGATATTTTCCGAAGTGGCTCCCGCCGTGATAATCCATTCCATGAAACACCTGTTGTCCGTATCCTCCGCAGGCCTATGACAGTCCGCATATGGAAGGAAGCAAATTGGTAAATATTTTAATTTCAGTATACAGGCATTACAAAGAAAGGTCAATTCTTACGGCGAAGTTTTATAAAATAGCGGTATATCCCGCCAAAACGGCGCTTGATTTTTAAAATGCAGAGGGCTATACTATATATGCAAATGCATTCTATTCGCATTTATTTTGCAACAATTTAGGGGAGATCCATGTTGAAAAAACGTATTTGGCGCATTGTCGCTTCCGCTTTTGCCGTTGCACTTTTATCATCATGCAGCGGAACGAAACAGGCAACCGGTTCGGCTGACGGGAAACTGCCGGTTTCCGTCACATTCAATGCCATGGCGGAATTTGTCCATGCAGTCGGGAAAGACAAAGTTTCCATTTCCACCATCATTCCCAACGGCACGGAGCCTCACGATTTTGAGCCGAAAGTAAAAGACCTGGCGACATTGAGCGCGGCAAAAGTTTTTGTGTATAACGGGCTGGATATGGAGAACTGGGCGGAAAAAGCCGTGCAGTCCGCCGGAAACAAGTCCCTGGTCGTTGTGGAAGCGGCTTCTGGCGTAACACCCATCAAAAGCGGAGAAACCGGAGAAAACGGGCAGTATGACCCGCATGCATGGATGAGCCTGAAATGCGCGCAGACAGAGATTTCCAATATCGAGCACGGGCTTATTAAGGCCGATCCCAAAAACACAGCATATTATACGGCCAACTCCGCGGCATTTCAGACGAAGCTTCAGCAGCTCTATGACACCTACGCGGCCAAGTTCCAATCTGCACCCCGCAAGGATTTTGTGACGGGTCACGCGGCGTTCGCCTATCTCTGCCGCGATTTCGGGCTGGAACAGAACAGCGTGGAAGATGTGTTTGCCAGCGGCGAGCCCAGTGCCGCCAAATTGGCCGAATTGGTCAATTTCTGCCGCACAAAGCAGATCAAAACGGTTTTCTCCGAAGAAATGGTCAGCCCGGCCGTTTCTCAGACACTGGCCAAGGAAGCAGGCGCAAAAGTGGAAACAATCTATACCATAGAAAGTGCGGAGGATAACAAAGACTATCTGACACGCATAAAAGATAATCTGGACAAAATTTACGCCAGCTTGACCGAAACCTGAGCGCGCTGTCTGCAAAAAAGCGGAGGATCATAACGATCCTCCGCTTTTTTGCAGGTGCATTCTATGCTGTATTTCCGCCAAACCGGCCGTCAGGAATTGTGATCCACCTGATGGAACTGCTTGAGATTGCCGGTCTTTTCCGCGCGTGCATCCAGCACTTTTTGCAGATCGGCAGGCTGAATGCCCTGTTCCGCCATCAACACCAGCAGATGATAGATCAGATCGCTGATTTCCCCCACGGTTTCCTCGTTTTGCCCATTTTTGGCCGCGATAATAACCTCGGAGGCTTCTTCTCCCACCTTTTTCAGAATCTTGTCCAGGCCTTTTTCAAACAGGTAGCATGTATAGGAATTCTCTACATGTTGGCCTTTGCGGCTTTCGATCACATCATACAGGTTCTGAATGGTATCATTCATGCCTTTTCCCTCCAAATCTCATTGAAGAAACAGGTTTTGCTGCCGGTGTGGCAGGCCGGACCGGTTTGCTCCACGCGCACGAGAAGCGTGTCGTCGTCACAGTCTCCGGTGATAGACAGTACGCGCTGTACATGACCGGAAGTTTCCCCTTTATGCCACAGCTTTTGCCGCGAACGGCTGTAAAACCAAGTATAGCCGGTTTCCAACGTTTTTTGCAGCGATTCGGCGCTCATATAGGCCATCATCAGCACCTCACCGGTCGATGCCTCCTGTACAATAGCCGGGATCAGCGGGTTCTTCTGAAAAAACTTCTGAATATCCATTGGATCGTTTCCTTTCAAGGTATGCGCTCACAGACGCACTGGAATGCGGTGCTCCCTCAGATGTGCTTTGACTTCCCCAATCGTCAGTTCCCGGTAATGGAACAGGGAAGCCGCAAGCGCCGCGTCCGCTCCGGTTTTTTCAAACACTTCCGAAAAATGTTCCAGTTTGCCGCAGCCGCCGGACGCGATGACCGGAATGTTGACCTTTTGGCAAACGGCTTCGGTCAGCTCCAGGT
Proteins encoded in this region:
- a CDS encoding putative polysaccharide biosynthesis protein, giving the protein MAKEKSNSIVKGTLVLIAGNLVVKIIGALFKLPLANIIGADGMGLYNASFIVYDIFLVLSTAGFPLAVSKMVSASCAHGNDEDALKIFRVSRACFLVIGLIFTALMFFGAEMYSGWIGNNRAYLAILTLSPAILFVSLMSAYRGYYQGINDMIPTTISQITEAVCRLVVGLSLSWYLNAAGYDPQVVAAGAILGITAGEFVSTFSLAMIHCRKMRQRTHRPKRRTQPSLSVANIIGTMFATSVPIGIGTIIISAINALDNVVVMRRLESIGYSEQQANTLYGTYNMAFTVFSLPITIASALIVSVFPVLSYAHACRNFARVNRTASASLRITVIVGMASAALFLSLSYPIVMLLFFRQPQAARVAAMILTILAPTAVPITMFMLTSAILQAVDKLFAPTGSSIVGGIICLLCNWVLIGQKSIGIFGAPVGLFTCFTVASILNMAAIGRCKNIRLKVRHLFSKALTPAAVMGVTGFAAFRLTLSPLGLFKSAAFSILIALVNYLLVLFLNHTLEREDILLLPKGHVIVRILERLHLLDSRFAPADRI
- a CDS encoding Ig-like domain-containing protein; this translates as MKRRNANPFRRVVCAVTILCAFTVTYAVCAAEPPTSCSTTSAVTSTSGASSVGSTGSTASGSVSSSISSSGVSATASSPSLHQDTAVGTIPRLTIDTPTPDSANTAGGKLQISGWALGSGGVSKVTVSIDGTVAADNIPVDGARPDVNNAFPGYTDGATSGYATAVDISGLSFGEHKLTVSATLNSGSAGAQSTVTFVKQSPLLTLDWPVSGTNLQTGSVQVSGWALTYAGQPNVDIYLDNNHVATVTANGSRPDVGNAYPGYPSASASGFGYTLNIAAAGSHTVAVRITSDGQTETRSATINVSARPSLMTIDAPGANACVNSSQMQVSGWTLGDGGVQSVTISVDGAVVQTNIPVNGARPDVNNAFPGYTGGAASGYAAAVDISGLSFGSHKLTVSATLNNGSAGAQSTVTFVKQSPLLTLDWPASGASMQTGSVQVSGWALTYTGQPTVSIYLDNKKVGSVTANRPRADVGNAFPSYPSASASGFDYTLDITSAGSHTVSVQVTSDGQTETRSATVNVSAKPSLVTIDAPGANACANSSQMQVSGWALGDGGVQSVTFSIDGAVVQTNIPVNGARPDVNNAFPGYTGGATSGYAAAVDISSLSFGEHKLTVSTTLNNGSAGAQSTVTFIKPSPYLTLDAPANGANLTSNTVQVSGWALSYAGQPNVDIYLDGNKMATVTANNPRADVGNVFPTYTYAAYSGFSYVLQNVAGGTHQVKVQFTSDNGTTMSVSVTVTVPGLVTVVEKPFDTTLNLLAGYNGVTPSSIDPNLLFADAVSKYEFMSLYGMQGVTADDINEMLTNCGVLTGQGQAVVDAAARYNINPVYLAAHMRVETGNGTSTLAKGVQVTAGTYTDSYGRTVTVAASGTYYNLLGIHADDASPVTDGSEYAASQNWNTVAAAIAGGAQWISRNYINNSQLNTVSFSGYYDQPTLYEMKWDPEGTALHNARGSSEYATDEDWAFSIAKIMAQYSDIFTDKNVTFYLPQFNS
- a CDS encoding flavoprotein; translation: MKTILLGITGSIAAYKAAEIANRLTKDGYAVETIMTKGGCAFITPLTLQSLTKNRVYTDVFEEKYPHEIQHISLAQKTNLVLVAPASADIIGKAAGGIADDMLSTVLCAVSGVPVFFAPAMNTKMYENPIVQKNIQRLRRVGYQIIEPKESRLACGDTGKGAMADVDEIVQVVENVLQTES
- a CDS encoding phosphopantothenoylcysteine decarboxylase, coding for MEWIITAGATSENIDTVRSITNHATGALGCRVAEHLAKQGGDKVSKIYYVCETSAQKPELPCVEVRLVHGAEETADTLRQLLTSRPIAGVVHSMAVSDYTFSAAADIEKLATVLETHLRNGSLPTGRKLRALLCESLIGPSCLSGGGKLSSDVEHMVLLLRKTPKIIGMIKKTAPTTRLVGFKLLDGVAYEQLIDTAYTLLLKNRCDFVLANDLQSIRAGCHTGYLVGPGRTVARADGKTAIASLIADRLLSFF
- a CDS encoding metal ABC transporter substrate-binding protein; this translates as MLKKRIWRIVASAFAVALLSSCSGTKQATGSADGKLPVSVTFNAMAEFVHAVGKDKVSISTIIPNGTEPHDFEPKVKDLATLSAAKVFVYNGLDMENWAEKAVQSAGNKSLVVVEAASGVTPIKSGETGENGQYDPHAWMSLKCAQTEISNIEHGLIKADPKNTAYYTANSAAFQTKLQQLYDTYAAKFQSAPRKDFVTGHAAFAYLCRDFGLEQNSVEDVFASGEPSAAKLAELVNFCRTKQIKTVFSEEMVSPAVSQTLAKEAGAKVETIYTIESAEDNKDYLTRIKDNLDKIYASLTET
- the hisE gene encoding phosphoribosyl-ATP diphosphatase; this encodes MNDTIQNLYDVIESRKGQHVENSYTCYLFEKGLDKILKKVGEEASEVIIAAKNGQNEETVGEISDLIYHLLVLMAEQGIQPADLQKVLDARAEKTGNLKQFHQVDHNS
- the hisI gene encoding phosphoribosyl-AMP cyclohydrolase; its protein translation is MDIQKFFQKNPLIPAIVQEASTGEVLMMAYMSAESLQKTLETGYTWFYSRSRQKLWHKGETSGHVQRVLSITGDCDDDTLLVRVEQTGPACHTGSKTCFFNEIWREKA